A window from Oncorhynchus mykiss isolate Arlee chromosome 9, USDA_OmykA_1.1, whole genome shotgun sequence encodes these proteins:
- the LOC110531589 gene encoding copper chaperone for superoxide dismutase has translation MAATFSRLVPVWGKVRRFLVNSVIIGQTTACCTKMDTDRTTKLEFAVQMTCDSCAEKVRAALEGKPGVQSVKIDVGKEEVLVESALTSHEVQDLIESTGRRAVLKGIGGTELDLGAAVAMMGGTGPVQGVVRFLQLSEERCLIDGTIDGLEPGTHGLHVHTLGDLTQDCQSCGEHYNPYGRQHGAPQDPDRHVGDLGNIVAGPDGRASFRLEDPELKVWDVIGRSLVVDAGEDDLGRGAHPLSKLTGNSGQRLACGIIARAAGLFQNAKQICACDGVTLWEERDRPLAGTGRRKTTTETPAAHL, from the exons ATGGCGGCTACCTTCTCCCGGTTAGTGCCTGTTTGGGGGAAAGTAAGACGTTTCCTAGTAAATTCTGTTATCATAGGTCAGACAACGGCGTGCTGCACAAAAATGGATACAGACAGAACTACGAAG CTGGAGTTTGCAGTGCAGATGACATGTGACAGTTGTGCAGAGAAAGTCAGAGCTGCACTGGAAGGAAAACCAG GAGTGCAGTCGGTGAAGATAGATGTGGGGAAGGAGGAGGTTCTGGTGGAGTCTGCTCTGACGTCCCATGAGGTGCAGGATCTCATAGAGAGCACTGGGCGCAGGGCAGTACTAAAGGGCATCGGAGGAACAGAATTAG ACCTGGGTGCAGCGGTGGCCATGATGGGTGGTACtggtcctgtccagggggtggtGCGGTTCCTCCAGCTGTCCGAGGAGCGCTGTCTGATTGACGGGACCATTGATGGTCTGGAACCTGGCACCCACGGACTCCACGTCCACACGTTGGGAGACCTCACACAAGACTGCCAGAG CTGTGGAGAACACTATAACCCCTATGGGAGACAACATGGAGCCCCGCAGGACCCAGACAGG CATGTAGGTGATCTGGGGAATATTGTGGCCGGACCAGATGGTCGAGCCTCATTCAGACTAGAGGACCCTGAGctgaag GTGTGGGACGTGATTGGTCGGTCTCTGGTGGTGGATGCTGGGGAGGATGACCTGGGAAGGGGGGCTCACCCCCTCTCCAAACTAACCGGGAACTCCGGCCAGAG GCTGGCCTGTGGGATCATCGCTCGCGCCGCTGGCCTGTTCCAGAACGCCAAGCAGATCTGTGCGTGTGACGGGGTTACTctctgggaggagagggacagaccgCTGGCCGGGACGGGTCGCCGCAAGACCACTACAGAGACACCTGCTGCTCACCTGTGA